From the genome of Candidatus Methylomirabilis limnetica:
AGCAGTTCAACCACCAGATCGCTCTTGACGTGGGTACGGCAGAGCAACACGTGGCCTTGGGCCTGCTCTGCAGCCGAGAGGATCGGGCGCGGCTGCTCGACCCGGTGGATCTGGCCACTGTGGACCATGGCCTTACACCCGCCGCAGTCGCCCTCCGCACAGCGGGTATCGACGAGGCGCAGCCCCTGCCGGAGCGCGTAGTGCAGGATCGGCTCGGTCGCCTCACACTCAATCGTGATCCCCAGCGGTTCAAACCGCACCGTGCGCTTTAGCGTCATCCTGCCGTGTCCCCTCTATGTGCGCCTGCCCCTCGTGCCTGTCACCGGGCACATGTAGCAAGCTAGCAACTCTCGTTCCACTTTTCTGTAGGGGTGGGAGGGGGGGCTCACAGGTCTTCGGTCGACGTCGCCTGTCTGCCCTGGTGGGCGCGGTGACGGACCGTCGGTGTAGAGGCAGCCACCCCTGAGGCGAACACCGCTTCGTCCGGCCACTGCACGGGGATCTTGAACCCGATGTACTGCTCGATCGCGTCGAGCGACAGGACGTACTCCTCGTCAGCCAAGCTAATCGCCTTGCCGGCCGCCCCGGCCCGCGCCGTTCGCCCGATCCGGTGGACGTAATCTTCCGGATCCTGGGGGAGATCGTAGTTGATCACGTGGCTGACCGCCTCGACGTGTAGCCCACGGGAGGCGACATCGGTCGCCACCAGGATCGGCAGCGTGCCCTCTTTGAACTTGGCTATGATTCGAAGGCGCTTGGACTGATCGATGCTGCCGCTGATCAGATCGGCCTGGAAGCCGCACCGGACCAGCTTTTCGGTGAGCCGCTCTACGCCTTGCCGGGTGTTCGAGAAAATGAGAATTCGTTGCCATGCCTCGCGCTGGAGCAGCCATCGCAACAGCCGGAATTTCTCCTTCTTCTCGACGTGGAAGAGTAGGTGCTCAACCTTATCCACCGTGACCTGTTCGGGGGAAATGGCGACCTTGATCGGGTTATTCATAAACTCATACGAGAGCTCCATCTCCCGAAATGAGAGCGTCGCCGAGAAGAGAAACGACTGCCGCTTATGGTAGGGTGGTAGCCGTCTCAGCAGGAAGCGAAGATCCTTGATGAAACCCATGTCGAACATCCGGTCGGCCTCGTCCACAACCAGTACCTCGACTTGGGAAAGCTCGTAGACCTTCTGTTTGAAGTAGTCAATAAGCCGCCCAGGCGTCCCGACGAGTATGTCCACGTTCTGCTGGAGCGCGTCCCGCTGTTTCTGGTAGTCCACTCCTCCATAGACGGCGAGCCGCGTCAGGCCGGTGAACTTACCCAGCAGCTCCGCATCACATAGGATCTGCACGGCAAGCTCACGTGTGGGGGCCAGGATCAAGGCGCGGGGGGCGCCAGGAATGGTGGGGCGCTTTGAATTGAGCAGTCTGACGAAGAGGGGGATCAGGAAGGCAGCCGTCTTGCCGCTGCCGGTCTGGGCTTGCCCGGCGACATCTTTCCCCGCCAGGGCGAGCGGCAGCGTCTCGGCCTGGATGGGCGTGCACCGGGCAAAGCCGACCGCCTCTATCCCCTTACGGATCGGCCCAGGCAGTGACAAGGCGTCAAAGGTCATACGCCGCTCCCGTACCGGACAGTCCCGGAAGGTGTTCCCGCAGGGTGTACGATGGTCGTCCAATTGTATTTTACAGGCGTGTACATGATTGTGGCTATTATGCCTCTCATAATGGGGATTGACAAGAGAAATCCATTGTGATAGAAAAACTAGGCTCTTCCTATAAGCGGGCAGATGCAGTGTGTGATAGCAACGGATTGGACGACGACCGAAGCGATTCGATTGCCTGGTAACGATGTTACCCGGCAGGCTGAAGGATCTTGCCAAAGGGCAGTTTCGGGAGCATACCCGTTGATTTCCCCTTCAATGGCTCGCCGTCCGGGAAGCGTTACGCGGAACAAGAGTTTGTCCTAACCCTTTAACTTTCTACGGAGGTACAAGTGAAGCTCAGAAACATTGCGACAGGAACGCTCATCCTATCCCTATTTTTCCTTACCGGCTGCGGGGGAGAGGGAGGGGTAGCGAAAGGGGATCCAATAACCGTGGCAGAGCAGTTTATGGATCTGTACTATCATAAAGCGAATATCAAGGAGGCGGCGGCGTTGGCTACACCTGAGACGGCCCAGAAGATCGATCCGGCGCCCGGATCTCCTGCTGTGGACGCTTCAAAGGAAAAGGACGCGGGCCAGGAGATCTCGTATTTCCTGAAGGAAAAGAGTATGGAGGGGAAGCATTCGTACGCCCTGTATCTGATCACTATCACGAGAAAGGATGCCGAGCCCATTTACAAGACGACCGCCCTCTTCATAGATCTGGTCGGAGAAGCCTGGAAGATTACCCTCTTTGATGAGAAGATCCATAACGGACCACATCAGGAAGTAAAGAAGGGCTAGTTAGGCCTTTAGACTGAAGGCTGAAGGCTATTAGGCTTAGCTTCTTCAGTCTTCAG
Proteins encoded in this window:
- a CDS encoding DEAD/DEAH box helicase, producing MTFDALSLPGPIRKGIEAVGFARCTPIQAETLPLALAGKDVAGQAQTGSGKTAAFLIPLFVRLLNSKRPTIPGAPRALILAPTRELAVQILCDAELLGKFTGLTRLAVYGGVDYQKQRDALQQNVDILVGTPGRLIDYFKQKVYELSQVEVLVVDEADRMFDMGFIKDLRFLLRRLPPYHKRQSFLFSATLSFREMELSYEFMNNPIKVAISPEQVTVDKVEHLLFHVEKKEKFRLLRWLLQREAWQRILIFSNTRQGVERLTEKLVRCGFQADLISGSIDQSKRLRIIAKFKEGTLPILVATDVASRGLHVEAVSHVINYDLPQDPEDYVHRIGRTARAGAAGKAISLADEEYVLSLDAIEQYIGFKIPVQWPDEAVFASGVAASTPTVRHRAHQGRQATSTEDL